The Actinomycetes bacterium genome contains the following window.
CCCTCAACGTCACCGGACATCTCAGCGATGCCCTGCGCGTTGTCGGATACCGGACCGAAGGTGTCCATCGAAACGATGACGCCAACGGTCGTTAATAGACCCGTACCGGCCAGCGCGATCGCGAACAGCGACAGCAGAACTGAGCCACCACCAAGCAGGAAGGCTCCGTAGACCGCACCCGAGATGAGCAGTGCGGTGTAGACCGCTGACTCCAGACCAAGGGAAATACCGGACAGGATGACCGTTGCCGGGCCAGTGAGCGAGGTCTTGGCGACATCGTCAACCGGGCGACGGTCAGTCTCGGTGAAGTAGGCGGTCAACTGCTGAATCGCAGCGGCCAGCACGATACCGATCAGCACAGCGGCGATAGCAAGCACACGTGGGTTAAAGGTTTCCACCGACAGCAGACCCAGGTTCTCGGTCACTAGGCCCTTGATCTCAGTGAGCCGCTCTGGCAGCAACCAGAAGGTGGCGGCCACCACGAGCACGGCCGACACAATCGCGGAGATAAAGAAGCCGCGGTTGATGGCTTGCATGCCGGAGCGATCACTGGCTCGCGGCGAAACCGCGAAGATACCAATCACCGCGGTAATCACACCGATGGCCGGAACAACCAGCGGGTAAACCAAACCGAGTTCACCGAAAGCGGCCTTACCCAAGATGAGTGCGGCGACCAAGGTCACCGCGTAGGACTCGAACAGGTCAGCAGCCATACCGGCGCAGTCGCCGACGTTGTCACCGACGTTGTCAGCGATGGTGGCCGCGTTACGCGGATCATCCTCGGGGATGCCTTGCTCGACCTTGCCGACCAGGTCCGCACCGACATCAGCAGCCTTGGTGAAGATACCGCCACCCACTCGCATGAACATGGCGAGTAGCGCAGCGCCGAAGCCGAAGCCCTCAAGAACCTTGGGCGCTTCGCTCTGGTAGACCAGCACCACGATGGCGGCGCCGAGCAGACCCAGTCCAACAGTGAACATGCCAGCAACACCACCGGTGCGGAAGGCAATGCGCATGGCGCCTTGCTCGTTCTCCTCACGGGCAGCAGCGGCGACGCGAACGTTGCCGCGCACAGCGAGCCACATTCCCATGTATCCGGTTAAGCCGGAGAAAACGGCACCAACGAGGAAGAAGATGCTTCGTCCGATCTTCTCCGAGTCAGTCTCTGCCGGGAGCAGGAATAGTACGAAGAAGACCACCACGGCGAAGATAGCCAGGGTCTTGAACTGGCGGCTGAGGAAGGCAGAAGCGCCTTCCTGCACTGCTCCAGCAATGCTCTTCATATTGGGTGTGCCTTCGTCCGCGGCCAGCACCTCCCGAACCAATAGCCCCGCTACACCCAGAGCCAGCGCGGCAACAACCGCGACAGCAGAGATGATGGCGATACTGGTTCCGGAAAGCTCGACCACGCCGAGAGCGGCAAGGTTTTGCACGGAATTCAACTCCTCTTTCGATGCGCTGCCCGGTGACGAGACCGCGCCTGGTGATTGTGCGATGGATCCCCATGTTGACCTCGATCTACACCCACCCCATGGGTAGAAAGGCGATCCGGCGCAAAGTTTACGGGACGAATCCGAGTGCCCCTACCACGGGTCCCGTTGCAGCCCAGACGACTGCTGCTGTGTGGTTACGGGGCTCCTGATCGTCAACTAGTTGATTAATGGCCAACTCAATCGGACGGTCTGAATTCCGGAACCATCCTGAGCGATTTCGCTGTCAGGTGCGAGGGCTTGAATGAGCTGAAGTGACAAGCCCATCTCGTCTTGGTCCGCCACTGCGGCACCGGTCAGATCATCCGCCACTGACACCGAAAATCGGTCGGCGCTATCGGTCATGACGACTGTGATCTCACCAGCAAGATCCGCCTGTTCCGCGCGATGCACCGAAAGCGCCACCGCCTCACCTACGGCCAGTCGCACATCGTCTAGTTGATCGTCCGCCATTCCGGCTCGACGAGCTGCGGTACTAGCCACCAGCCGCGCGGTGCGTGCCTGATCAGCGGCGGCTGGGACTCGCAGCATTGCCTGCGACATCAGTCAGCTACTCCGTCGGGCAGCGTTGGACTGAGCGACATTGCCTGGTCGAGCCCGGTGATGGTGAACACCTTGCTGATCTTGTCATCGGCGGCGACAACTCGCAGCCCACCGCCGGCTTCCTTCGCCCATTTAAGAGCCTTCACCAGAACGCTGAGCCCCGTCGAATCCAGAAACCCCAAGCCGCGAAGGTCCACCACCACGTCGTGCTGGCCATTAGAGATCATCTCGCCCAGAGCAAGTTCCAGATCGGTGGCGGTGTGCACATCGAGTTCCCCGGTCACCGAGACAACCGTTGTTGATCCTGACTGTCTCGTCGTGATTCCCAGATCCACGTCGCCTCCTGTGGCCGTTGGGTGTCGGACCTCACTGACACTCTGGTCCGTAATGGATTTACTTCATCATCTTGTACGTATGCATTTGTGCGACGGCGGCTCGGCACGGGGGTTACCCGTCACCACTTCCCCGCAGTCAGGTGCCACGATATCCCGAACCGCAGGGCTCCGGGCCGATCCTGCCCGAGATCTTGTGGCAAATGCTGCCGAGGCAGGCCAAGATGCCCCGGGAGCAAACGTCAGGCTCCCAGGAACCACAGGGCAACGTCCGAATCATCGCCCAGTCCCTGGCGCCGCTGGGGCTTGGCCGAGCTTCGAGCCCAGCTCGGGCCGCCGACATGGCACAGCTAGCCGAGAATGCTGTCATATGCACAACCAGTTGGTTGTCGGAAAAAAGAGATCGGCATAGGAACCGGCAGCGATCACTCGCGAATAGGGCAGGTAGCAGGGAATGAGTGGCGAACGACTGACAACTCCGTCAGTTCGGAATAACTCAGCGGCAGTGTCGGCTGCTGAGCTCATCGCCGCCGCAGATCAGGCCGTCGGCGGTGCACTGAGCGCGGTGGAGATTCCGGCCAATCGTGGTGCAACTGCAAACTGGCCCGACTGGGTGGATCCAACGCTGGTAACCGCATTGCAGCATCGTGGGATCAAGCAGCCCTGGCAACATCAGATTGCGGCGGCCGACCTTGCTCATGCCGGACGCAACGTGGTCATAGCGACTGGAACGGCGAGTGGAAAATCGCTGGCGTACTGGCTACCAGTGCTCACTGCTGTGAACAACGGGCGCGGGACTGCCCTGTATTGCGCCCCGACCAAGGCGCTGGCCCAGGATCAGCTAGCTCGCCTGCTGAATCTTGACCTGCCCGGAGTCACTGCCGCCTGCTACGACGGTGACACCCCCAAGGATGTGCGCCCCTGGATACGACGCAAGGGAAACTACCTGCTGACTAACCCTGACATGCTGCACCGCAGCATCCTTCCCGATCATCAGCGTTGGACGTCGTTCTTACGGCGGCTGCGCTATGTGATTCTGGACGAGGGGCACACCTATCGGGGCGTTTTTGGATCCCATATGGCTGCCATCATGCGTCGATTGCATCGCCTGGCGAAGGCTGCCGGTGCCGAACCTACTTTTATTGTTACCAGCGCTACCTTGGCCCAGCCGCAAGAAAGCGCCGCCACACTTATCGGCCAACCAGTGACAGCGATTACTGATGACACCTCCGCCCGCGGAGCCACTACCGTCTTGATCGCCGATCCATCACCCGAGGAGGGTGGCGCCTTTGGCGCCGTGGCCGAGACGCTAGCGGCCTGGACAAGTGCCGGGGTCAGTTCGCTCGGCTTCATCCGCTCCCGCGCTGGCGCGGAGTCGATGGCGACCGCGGTGGCTGATCGGCTACCTGCGCCGGAGGATGCGGCAGCGGTGGCTCCCTACCGCGGTGGACTGCTGCCTGAGGAGCGACGCGAGATCGAATCCCGACTGCGCGACGGTCGACTTCGGTGCGTGGCCACCACTAGTGCATTGGAACTGGGTGTCGATATCTCAGGGCTCGACGCGGTAGCACTGTGTGGCTGGCCTGGCAGAAGATCCTCATTCCTGCAACAAGTTGGGCGAGCAGGTCGCGAGGGGAAGGCAGCCGTGGCAGTTCTCGCGGCACAGCAAGATCCACTGGATCAGTTCTATGCCCGACACCCCAAGCAGATTCTCGCCGACGGGGTAGAAGCAGCGGTTTTTGATCCAGCGAACCCCTACGTGCTCATCCCGCATCTCGCGGCAGCGGTCGCCGAACAGCCAATGACTTCTGCCGAGGCCGAAGCCGTGTTTGGCCCCGCCGCCGCTGATGCGCTGCTGGCACTAGCCGGTAAGCGACTCATTCGCCAACGGGGGGAGCGGTGGTTCTGGGTGGATCGGTCACGAGCCAGCGATCTCGCCGACCTACGCAGTTCCGGCGCCTCGGTCACGGTGATTGAAGCGGATACCGCCCGAGTTCTAGGGACGGTGGATCGGGCGGCTGCCCCGGCGCAGGTTCACCCGGGTGCGGTGTACGTGCACTTGGGAGTTGTGCACCTCATTGAATCTTTGGATCTGGAGCAGGGTGTAGCTGTGGCCCACCGGGAAAACCCCGGATACACAACAGTGGCGCAATCGGTCAGCGACCTGCAGATTCTCGCTACCGCCGAAAGCCGACCATCCGGGGCCGGCACCATGCACTTTGGCGACGTTGAGGTGGGCAGTCAGGTGGTGTCGTTCCTACGGCGACGGGCCGGAACCGGCGAAATACTCGGCTCGGAGCCACTGGACCTACCCAGGCAGCAGCTTCGTACTCGGGCGGTGTGGTGGCAGCTACCCGATCCGGATTTGTTGAACGTGGACCCGCAGCGCATCCCCGGTGCTGCTCACGCGGCAGAGCACGCAGCGATTGGCATCCTGCCGGCGCTAGCTACTTGTGACCGCTGGGACATTGGCGGCCTGTCTACCGAAAGGCATCCTGATACGGGACAACTCAGTATCTTCATCTACGACGGCCACCCCGGTGGTGCCGGATTTGCTCGACGTGGATTCGAGGAGGCCTACCGCTGGCTGGGGGCAACCCGCGACGTGGTCTCGGCTTGCTCCTGTCGCGATGGCTGTCCTGGCTGCGTGCAATCACCCAAATGCGGCAACGGCAATGAGCCCCTCGACAAGGCCGGAGCGATAGCGCTGCTGCAACTACTGCGACCCACAGCACCCTGAACTCACCAGGTCGCCTACCCACTGGGCTCGGCAACCTGCCGCACCACGGCACACCAGATCCTGCGGGGAAATAGGTTTGCTCCCCGAAAAAGCGGGTAGCCCTGCTGCAGTCACTTCGCTCTAGGCGACTGAAACGACAGTGGCGATATCGAAAACTGAACGATGTAACGGCAGGTCAACGATGTCAGTGGGTTGGGCTTCTGGTCCGAACCGTGGGCGGCGGTGATCTTGCTGACATGGCGTAGCAAGACTGAGGAGCATCCCATGAAACAGTTCCGTGACCACCTGACTGACGCTCTGCCGTACCTGGCGACTCTGGTCGTGTTGTGTGCGTTTGAGCCATTCCGAGCCTTCGCGCT
Protein-coding sequences here:
- a CDS encoding STAS domain-containing protein gives rise to the protein MDLGITTRQSGSTTVVSVTGELDVHTATDLELALGEMISNGQHDVVVDLRGLGFLDSTGLSVLVKALKWAKEAGGGLRVVAADDKISKVFTITGLDQAMSLSPTLPDGVAD
- a CDS encoding ATP-binding protein, coding for MSQAMLRVPAAADQARTARLVASTAARRAGMADDQLDDVRLAVGEAVALSVHRAEQADLAGEITVVMTDSADRFSVSVADDLTGAAVADQDEMGLSLQLIQALAPDSEIAQDGSGIQTVRLSWPLIN
- a CDS encoding DEAD/DEAH box helicase — encoded protein: MSGERLTTPSVRNNSAAVSAAELIAAADQAVGGALSAVEIPANRGATANWPDWVDPTLVTALQHRGIKQPWQHQIAAADLAHAGRNVVIATGTASGKSLAYWLPVLTAVNNGRGTALYCAPTKALAQDQLARLLNLDLPGVTAACYDGDTPKDVRPWIRRKGNYLLTNPDMLHRSILPDHQRWTSFLRRLRYVILDEGHTYRGVFGSHMAAIMRRLHRLAKAAGAEPTFIVTSATLAQPQESAATLIGQPVTAITDDTSARGATTVLIADPSPEEGGAFGAVAETLAAWTSAGVSSLGFIRSRAGAESMATAVADRLPAPEDAAAVAPYRGGLLPEERREIESRLRDGRLRCVATTSALELGVDISGLDAVALCGWPGRRSSFLQQVGRAGREGKAAVAVLAAQQDPLDQFYARHPKQILADGVEAAVFDPANPYVLIPHLAAAVAEQPMTSAEAEAVFGPAAADALLALAGKRLIRQRGERWFWVDRSRASDLADLRSSGASVTVIEADTARVLGTVDRAAAPAQVHPGAVYVHLGVVHLIESLDLEQGVAVAHRENPGYTTVAQSVSDLQILATAESRPSGAGTMHFGDVEVGSQVVSFLRRRAGTGEILGSEPLDLPRQQLRTRAVWWQLPDPDLLNVDPQRIPGAAHAAEHAAIGILPALATCDRWDIGGLSTERHPDTGQLSIFIYDGHPGGAGFARRGFEEAYRWLGATRDVVSACSCRDGCPGCVQSPKCGNGNEPLDKAGAIALLQLLRPTAP
- a CDS encoding sodium-translocating pyrophosphatase — translated: MNSVQNLAALGVVELSGTSIAIISAVAVVAALALGVAGLLVREVLAADEGTPNMKSIAGAVQEGASAFLSRQFKTLAIFAVVVFFVLFLLPAETDSEKIGRSIFFLVGAVFSGLTGYMGMWLAVRGNVRVAAAAREENEQGAMRIAFRTGGVAGMFTVGLGLLGAAIVVLVYQSEAPKVLEGFGFGAALLAMFMRVGGGIFTKAADVGADLVGKVEQGIPEDDPRNAATIADNVGDNVGDCAGMAADLFESYAVTLVAALILGKAAFGELGLVYPLVVPAIGVITAVIGIFAVSPRASDRSGMQAINRGFFISAIVSAVLVVAATFWLLPERLTEIKGLVTENLGLLSVETFNPRVLAIAAVLIGIVLAAAIQQLTAYFTETDRRPVDDVAKTSLTGPATVILSGISLGLESAVYTALLISGAVYGAFLLGGGSVLLSLFAIALAGTGLLTTVGVIVSMDTFGPVSDNAQGIAEMSGDVEGEGAAILTSLDAVGNSTKAITKGIAIATAVLAATALFGAFRDAVLGATQEIFASAADVAASVGEQDAIQYLGVLNIANPSNLVGLIIGASVVFLFSGLAINAVSRAAGAVIFEVRRQFRDDPGIMEGTSKPEYAKVVDIVTRDSLRELITPGLLAVLTPIAVGFGLGVGALGAYLAGTIATGTLMAVFLSNSGGAWDNSKKYVEDGHFGGKGSEAHEATVIGDTVGDPFKDTAGPAINPLIKVMNLVALLVAPAVVSLTLEGNDVLRWSIAGVAVAIVVVAVVISKSRPIAVSDADEDNNDNDVVDVSKS